The Panicum virgatum strain AP13 chromosome 5K, P.virgatum_v5, whole genome shotgun sequence genome has a window encoding:
- the LOC120706429 gene encoding peroxidase 9-like, with product MKLKHSSIQEHMVSTKIVLGAIFIASFYLCASLAYPPGRHEGAYPVGNAPISSLSPDYYKFTCPQADEIVVSILKKAIAKEPRIAASLLRLLFHDCFVQGCDASVLLDDSEEFVSEKSAIPNKNSIRGFEVIDEIKAALEEVCPHTVSCADTIALAARGSTVLSGGPYWELPLGRRDSKTANMKLANKNLPPPNATLHRLIKFFQRQGLDKVDLVALSGSHTIGKARCVSFKQRLYNQHRDNRPDITLERSFYHTLASACPRTGGDNNIRSLDFVSPSKFDNSYYKLILEGKGLLNSDEVLWTGKDPEIAGLVKSYAENEPLFFEHYVNSIIKMGNINPLMGHNGEIRKNCRRVNQEV from the exons ATGAAACTAAAGCACAGCAGCATTCAAGAACACATGGTTTCAACTAAGATAGTTCTTGGTGCAATCTTCATTGCTTCCTTCTACTTATGTGCCTCCCTTGCCTACCCCCCTGGTCGCCATGAGGGTGCCTATCCAGTTGGAAATGCCCCAATCTCAAGTCTTTCTCCAGATTACTACAAGTTCACATGCCCACAAGCCGATGAGATTGTGGTGTCTATACTGAAGAAGGCTATCGCAAAGGAACCAAGGATAGCTGCTTCCCTTCTCAGACTCCTATTTCATGACTGCTTTGTTCAG GGCTGTGATGCATCAGTTCTTTTGGATGACAGTGAGGAATTCGTAAGCGAAAAAAGTGCTATTCCCAATAAGAATTCAATTAGGGGATTTGAGGTTATAGATGAGATCAAAGCCGCACTTGAGGAAGTATGCCCACATACAGTCTCCTGTGCAGACACTATTGCCCTAGCAGCCAGAGGTTCAACAGTACTG AGTGGTGGACCATATTGGGAGCTTCCATTAGGAAGGAGAGATTCAAAGACAGCAAACATGAAGCTAGCAAATAAGAATCTTCCTCCCCCAAATGCAACGCTACACCGTCTTATCAAGTTTTTCCAAAGGCAAGGACTGGATAAGGTGGACCTTGTGGCACTATCAG GAAGCCACACGATCGGAAAGGCCAGATGTGTCAGTTTCAAGCAGCGGCTCTACAATCAGCATAGAGATAACAGACCAGACATAACGCTAGAGAGAAGTTTCTACCACACATTGGCGTCGGCATGCCCACGCACTGGTGGTGATAACAACATACGATCACTAGATTTTGTCAGCCCTTCAAAATTTGACAACAGCTACTATAAGCTGATATTGGAGGGAAAAGGGCTTCTCAATTCAGATGAAGTTTTATGGACAGGAAAAGATCCAGAAATAGCAGGGCTGGTTAAAAGTTATGCAGAAAACGAGCCACTATTCTTTGAACACTATGTGAATTCCATAATCAAAATGGGGAACATAAATCCCCTCATGGGTCACAATGGAGAAATCCGCAAGAACTGTCGTAGGGTCAATCAGGAGGTCTAG
- the LOC120706430 gene encoding peroxidase 49-like produces MAAASTRGRCLALLCLVFPVVILAGAARGHPWGGLFPPFYDHSCPQAKEIVRSVVAQAVARETRMAASLVRLHFHDCFVQGCDASLLLDNSSSIVSEKGSNPNSNSARGFEVIDEIKVALETACPGTVSCADILALAARDSTVLVGGPYWDVPLGRRDSLGASIQGSNNDIPAPNNTLPTIATKFRRQGLDVVDLVALSGAHTIGLSRCTSFRQRLYNQSGNGMADATLDASYAAHLRQGCPRSGGDDNLFPLDFVSPARFDNFYFKNLLVGKGLLSSDEVLLTKSAETAALVKAYADDVDLFFQHFAQSMVKMGNISPLTGAQGEIRKNCRRLNGN; encoded by the exons ATGGCGGCCGCTTCCACGCGTGGCCGCTGCCTCGCCCTGCTGTGTCTCGTGTTCCCCGTCGTgatcctcgccggcgccgcccgcggccaCCCGTGGGGCGGCCTGTTCCCGCCGTTCTACGACCACTCGTGcccgcaggcgaaggagatcgtGAGGTCCGTCGTGGCGCAGGCCGTCGCCAGGGAGACCAGGATGGCGGCGTCCCTGGTCAGGCTGCATttccacgactgcttcgtcCAG ggATGCGACGCCTCTTTGCTGCTGgacaacagcagcagcatcgTGAGCGAGAAAGGGTCCAACCCCAACAGCAACTCAGCCAGAGGGTTCGAGGTGATCGACGAGATCAAGGTCGCCCTCGAGACCGCCTGCCCCGGCACCGTCTCCTGCGCCGAcatcctcgccctcgccgcccgcgaCTCCACCGTCCTCGTCGGCGGGCCGTACTGGGACGTGCCGCTGGGGCGGCGGGACTCGCTGGGCGCCAGCATCCAGGGCTCCAACAACGACATCCCGGCGCCCAACAACACGCTCCCCACCATCGCCACCAAGTTCAGGCGCCAGGGCCTCGACGTCGTCGACCTCGTCGCGCTCTCCGGCGCCCACACCATCGGCCTCTCCCGCTGCACCAGCTTCCGGCAGCGCCTGTACAACCAGTCGGGCAACGGCATGGCGGACGCCACCCTGGACGCCTCCTACGCGGCGCACCTGAGGCAGGGCTGCCCCcgctccggcggcgacgacaACCTCTTCCCGCTGGACTTCGTCAGCCCCGCCAGGTTCGACAACTTCTACTTCAAGAACCTCCTCGTCGGCAAGGGCCTCCTCAGCTCCGACGAGGTGCTGCTGACCAAGAGCGCCGAGACGGCGGCGCTCGTCAAGGCCTACGCCGACGACGTCGACCTCTTCTTCCAGCACTTCGCGCAGTCGATGGTGAAGATGGGCAACATCTCGCCGCTGACCGGAGCGCAGGGGGAGATCAGGAAGAACTGCAGGAGGCTCAACGGCAATTAA